Proteins encoded by one window of Rutidosis leptorrhynchoides isolate AG116_Rl617_1_P2 chromosome 7, CSIRO_AGI_Rlap_v1, whole genome shotgun sequence:
- the LOC139859427 gene encoding secreted RxLR effector protein 161-like, with translation MSTLIEPNLCVNCDPIDKDQLLTNITEYQKLVGRLVYLTLTRPDISFAVHILSQYMHAPLQSHLNLTFRTLKYLKGSPGKGIHLVKGNNLDLYAYCDSDWAKCKMNRKSVTGYLVFFCGSLVSWKSKKQSVVSRSSAEAEYRSMASTACEIIWIKNLLLDFGIKSLNNLSDILTNGVSIRQHHQLSNCLGLIDLFQTKLEEGFNVAVSKSSRTQGVKRLKDYELD, from the exons ATGAGCACTCTTATTGAACCAAATCTGTGTGTTAATTGTGATCCTATTGATAAAGATCAATTGTTGACCAATATTACTGAATATCAGAAATTAGTTGGCAGACTGGTTTATTTAACATTAACCAGACCTGACATTTCATTTGCTGTTCATATTCTAAGTCAATACATGCATGCACCTTTACAATCTCATTTAAATCTTACTTTTAGAACTCTTAAGTACTTAAAAGGTTCTCCAGGTAAAGGAATTCATCTTGTTAAAGGTAATAATCTTGATCTTTATGCATATTGTGATTCTGATTGGGCTAAATGTAAAATGAACAGAAAGTCAGTTACAGGCTACTTGGTATTTTTTTGTGGGTCATTGGTTTCATGGAAAAGTAAAAAACAATCTGTGGTTTCTAGATCTTCTGCAGAAGCAGAATATAGATCTATGGCTAGTACTGCTTGTGAAATTATATGGATAAAAAATTTGCTTTTAGATTTTGGTATAAAA TCACTTAATAACTTAAGTGATATTTTGACCAATGGTGTTTCTATAAGACAACATCATCAGTTGTCTAATTGTTTAGGTCTTATTGATTTATTCCAAACTAAACTTGAGGAGGG GTTCAATGTTGCTGTCTCTAAAAGTTCAAGGACTCAAGGTGTCAAAAGGCTGAAAGATTATGAGCTGGATTGA